The genomic window AATGTCTCTAGTGGGCCATCAGAACCGGAATCCGCGTCTCCGTCAAAATATCGTCGGTCACACCGCCGAAAATCGACTCGCGGAAGCGGCTGTGGCTGTAGGCGCCGAGCACCAGGAGCTGCGCCCCGACTTCGCGCGCTTCGGCCTGCAAGCGGCCCGAAATGCTCCCGCTGGAGGCATCGAAGGTCTTCGCCTCCGCCTTGACTCCATGCCAGCGCAAGGAATCGACGAAAACTTCGAGCTTCTCCTTCGTCAGGTCACTGTCGACGCCGGACATGACCAGAACCTTGTCGGCGGTCTCGAGCAGCGGCATCGCGTGGGCGACCGCAGCGGCGGCCTCTTTCGACGCATTCCAGCCGACGGCGATGGTCTTGACGACCGGAACCTCGACATCGTGAGGCACCACCATCGTCGCCTTGCCGCTTTGCAGAAGCGCCGCCTCGGCAACCGCCATGGCGTCACTGCTCTCGCGGTCGGTCGGAGAAATCACACAGACCACGTCGACCATGCGTGCACGTTCCGCGACCTGCAGCGAAGGCTCGCCGACCAAAGTTTCGAAGGAGACGGTCACACCGTCCGCAGCCGCTGGCTTTTCAACCGAGACCAGCTTGTTCGCCTCGCGCCATTTGTCGAAAGCGGCGAGAGATGAAGCACGTGCCTCGTTCGCGAAATTCTCTGCCTGCTGGACCAGGGACTCGATCATCGAGGCGCTCATCCCCATCCCGACCTGCGGCACCAGGACGTCACGCGGATCGCGATGAATATGAGCGACAAAGATATGCGCACCGTGCGGCGCGGCTACGGCGAGCGCCGCGTTCAGAATGGCCGCGTCGGCCTCGTTGCCGAGCACCGGGGCTAGAACCGTCTTCAGGGACATGAGAGCACCTCAGGGATAAATGCCTTGGATGAATTAACCCTAGGCCCCGCATGGCAACCGCCTCATTGACCTAGATCAAGAAATCTGCGGCGCCTGAAATTTCCCTCGGACGATCAGGGGAAAAGGCGCTCGACGCCCCAGGGGGCATCCTCCATCGCCCGGCTGAACCGGAACCGGTCGTGCAGGCGGAACTCCCCGTCCTGCCAGAACTCGATCGCCAGCGGGGTCAGCCGCCAGCCCGACCAATAGGGCGGACGCGGAACGTTTTCGCCCGGATGGGCTTTGTCCGCCTTCTCGACCGCCGCCATGAGCGCCGGGCGGTCGGCGAGCGGACGGGACTGCTGCGATGCCCAGGCCCCGACGCGGCTGCCGCGCG from Nisaea sediminum includes these protein-coding regions:
- a CDS encoding universal stress protein, with translation MSLKTVLAPVLGNEADAAILNAALAVAAPHGAHIFVAHIHRDPRDVLVPQVGMGMSASMIESLVQQAENFANEARASSLAAFDKWREANKLVSVEKPAAADGVTVSFETLVGEPSLQVAERARMVDVVCVISPTDRESSDAMAVAEAALLQSGKATMVVPHDVEVPVVKTIAVGWNASKEAAAAVAHAMPLLETADKVLVMSGVDSDLTKEKLEVFVDSLRWHGVKAEAKTFDASSGSISGRLQAEAREVGAQLLVLGAYSHSRFRESIFGGVTDDILTETRIPVLMAH